ATATGTATTTCCCTAACAAAAGGTGGAACTGGAAGAGTTACATATGAGCAAAGTAAAAAAAGGTGTAAAAACCAAAAACTTAGGGTTGCGAGCTCATATTATAGTACCCACAGCTGTCTTCCCATAattcatgatatttttaagaataaactAATATTGCCCATTATCCAACAATCTCTTCTCTCCCATCTCCACCTTTTAATGATatcaagtttttcaatttctctCTCCCTTTGACTATGTTGTggtaatatataaatcatatttgatCAGTTACAAAggtaagtaattaataaatttcactAGTGatcattcatatttatttagttgcaTGCATCAATTCTCCTTTTGGTCTTGtcgtattttgttttgttcagATGGGAAACAAAAATAGTCTCTGCACTTAcctacaaaataatattggcaaAATTCTCATCTCTTCTCAGCACATTTAACATTCAAATGGATAACGATAATGACCCGATGGTCCATATTGGTAAAACCACGAAGCAGTCTTGTACGGATCATGCTCCATCCTTCCTAACCCAAAATTCTTCAATCTAATCataaccaaatatatattctaaaattttacttacatATTGAAAATCTTTGATATTTATTactatcaaatttataatcgCCTTCTTACGCAAAAGtacactaataattatatagtgataaatattaaatcaaataatccttcaaaatataactaataacaactatataaaacaataattcatGTGAATAACATAATAGtataacaaacaaaaattagtgCATGAAAACTTCAACTTTTACCACTCATTAAATTAGGCATGcaatcttgaagaaaaaaacTCAGCCATCAAAGTGATAACGAAAGGCCCTACCCAAGATAAAAGGTTTGGGGCCCAACCACGCAACACCAGaccaattataaaatttgccAAAATCTAATTAAGGATAGGGAAATCTCACTCCCCATCAACAAATACCAAATTATCACTCTCAAAATCatctcatttttgttaattaaattatattatgattttataatttgaataggaAAAAGGGAGAGAAAAGCCaaagcaaaagaaataatatatatattcctaaaCGAATATTAATGTGCTATTTTCTGATTCTCTTCTTCCGCTTCtcttctctcctctctctcccCTTCCTATAAATACCGTCAGCTCTCCCCTTTCCTCACCTTTCTCTCCTCACCAAAAAACACCAACACCTTTCTCCACTACTGTCTTCACTAGTAGGGTTTTTCAATTCCTCCTTTATAAGCTTCCGTATAAATACAGTTACGCATACGTACTGTTTTCCGTATATTATCTACTTCTACAGTGACAATGGACGCTTATTCCCTGCATCTTGCAATGGCGGCACTCTTTGGCGCCTCCTTTGTGGCCGTTTCGGCCTACTATATGCACAGGAAAACCCTAAACCAGTTGCTCGAGTTTGCCAAGGCCGTAGAGAGGGATAGACACGATGTAGCGGCCGCGGAGGACGGCGCCGACGCGGTGGACCACCTTAGACACTACAACTCGAGGAGACGGAGGAAGAGCAACGGCGGATATTACCGCCGCGGTTCTGCGTCCTTGCCGGATGTGACCACGTTTTCCGGCGGCGGCGAGGCGGAGGAGAAGAGGAATGGTCCTCTGCATGTGGATACTATTCCGCCAGGGCTGCCAAGGCTTCACACCCTTCCTCAAGGTATGCAAATGCCGGACCTTTCGCCGGAATGATAAATCCTAACTGAAATTTATTTGAGTTTGCGCATCATGTGTATCTGTAATTGAAGGATTCTAATCCGAAACTTGGCTGGAAATTGCAAAAAGCTTTCTTTTCGTGGAGTAAGTCAATATCTGGGTCACTCTAGTGAGTTAGTGGCGGACGAATGATGAGTATTGGCTTGCTGATACTTCACTGTTTGTTGGCTACGCCGGAATCCTGTTCGCCTAGGTGGATTATAATCATATGTTGGGTTATGATGCATTGGATTGTTTAGTTAGTTGTACGTTAAGCTGTTATGGCGTTGTCCagtttattgatatatattttatttagctCAAGTCATCTGATCATCGACCATCATCCAGCATTCTCCGTGTTTCCAGCTGTATTCTATGGCCATGAGAATATCAACTTGTTCCTTTTCTGGTTATGAAGgcgaaaattttaatattgactGAAGATTTATTAACTAGATATGAAGTCTTAAcctttgtttttattactaGAAATTCTTTGTACACTATATATTGGAAAATAAATCATCCCCACTAAATTGTGacattcataaataattttcttttacctaTTATGTCCATAACACAGCGTTACATGCTTTTCATCTCTGCTATCTGAGATTGCTAAATCTTTGGTATTGTATGCATGTTcaaattgttattaatttttggagtAGGATTGAATCTTTAATTAACGGTTATTACAGGTAGTTCTTAGACAGTTAAAATGCATTTTCCAGTGGCCATGGTTCttctttttgaaaagttgaaatattTGTCTAAAGTAAGATGTGCCTAAATGAAACTGCTCCCATCCCAAGGGACCTCCTACATCTGCAAGAAAAAGGGTAATGACTTCACTTATGGCATGCCATCAGTACTCATTGTGACAAATAGGGTTAATATTTTCTACCTGTCCTCGCATCAGGTCATTGTAGTTGGTATTGATTTCTTACTTGGTCTCATTGCTGGATTTTGCAACTGAACgaggaagaaaaaattgacTGGAGAAGAGAAAACCATTCTATTGCCAATGGTTATGCAATTCTGCAAAGCTAGCATTTTTGTTCGTGGCGCTCTATTGCCAATTTGGGCTGCAGATATACTGTTCCTTCTTATgttattcttttcattttgaagTTGATGGTCAGCTATGATTAAGCTTAACATTGGAAACATCTCATGTTTCAGGAAAATCTGGTAATGTGAACGCAGCAACCAGGGCTGGAAATCTTCGGCCCACCTCTCCTAAATCACCTGTTGCTAGTGCAAGTGCATTTGAAAGTCTAGAAGGTTCAGATGATGAAGATAATATGACAGATAGTTCTAAGCTAGATGCTACATATCTTCAAACTAATGGCAATGCGGTGAGTAGGGTTAATAAGTTCAAACGCCTAGTCAGGTTCATCTTCTCTCTgttgctctctctctcactcgcCTGCATAAACATGAAAACTTGCATAGAGTGTCATCTATTATCTGAACATTTTTTCCACAATCTTCTGAAAAGGTCCTATATTTAGTTGGATTTCTAGATGAACCCTGAGTGGCAACATGTTACAGGATGTCCCTGACCATATTAATGCAACTGGTGAAACAATTCCCATGGCTGCATCAAGCATGATTCGCTCGCATAGTGCATCTGGTGACCTGCATGGTGTTCAGCCTGATCCTGTAGCCGCAGATATTTTAAGGAAAGAACCGGAGCAAGAGACTTTTGTACGATTGAGAATTTCCCCAACTGGTATTCTCCTCATTGCCCTTTTTGATCTTTACAGTTGGCTGGGTCCCAGGCATGCCCCTGAGTGTACATAGATATTTCTTGAAGGGAAAACATCCAGCTGTTGAACGAAGATAATACTTTGTAGCCTTTCACATTCTAGAGTAGCCTACATGGCCTGAGTTATTTCTGACTTAATGTTTTCATCTGAACAGTTTTATTTGCTCTATTTTTCTCCAGTTTTGGTGGTTGTGTTTTTCGTAGTCATTGTATGTCAAGAATGTTGATATATTGACAGTATAGATTTTCTACAATGTGTAAGGGATGGCCTTTGTTATAAAGGTGATGTCATGATGCGCGGTTATGtcttacccaaaaaaataaaagaatagcATTATTACGTGGTTATGTTACTGATTAGCAACTCTGCGTTTGATGATAGTTTGCCCAAATATTTGAGAGCTTTGTTTTCTACTTCttccaaaaattaaagcatGCATATCACTTTTCGTGTTGCGGGAAGCTGTAAAGCTAACATACTGTGTTGCCCCACGGGATTTCTGGTTTTGACTTTTTTCCATGTGATTGCTGTTAGAGATACCATCTCCGGATGAAGTGGAGGTCTACCTTGCGCTGCAAGATTGCCTTGAAATGAggaaaagttatatttttagagaagcTGTTGCTCCATGGGAAAAGGAAATTATCTCTGATCCTAGTACTCCAAAGCCGATCCAAAATCCATTTGATCATTTTCCTGAGGGTAAATCAGATGTAAGCGTCATTcagtaaattaatatatctatCTCTTCCTTTTTGTGCTCGATCTTGTCTGTCCAAAATCgttctttcattatttatcTTGAATCATTGAACTATACTGCTTACTGTCAGTGTTCTGatgaaataaatacaaatacttGCAGCACTACTTTCAGATGGAAGATGGAGTTGTTCATGTCTATGCAAACAAAGATTGTAAgatgcaaaaatattgatttaattcaatCCTCCATTATTTAGTATACTTCCAAAATGTGTTTTCCGTCTTTCTAATAGtagttctttctctttccCCAGCAAAAGAGAAACTTTTTCCTGTAGCTGATGCTACAACTTTTTTCACTGACCTGCATCATATCCTTAAGGTTATAGCAGCTGGGAATATTCGAACTCTATGCCACCATAGGCTAGTTCTTCTCGAACAGGTTAATGCATCTTTCTGAATGTGAATTAtgtattatgattttttcattttgaatttctaaTTCATCTAAGTTCTCTTGATGTGTACGGGCCCCAGAAATTCAACCTTCATCTGATGCTTAATGCGGACAGGGAGTTCCTGGCTCAGAAAAGTGCGCCACATAGAGATTTTTATAATGTTAGGAAAGTCGACACACATGTACATCATTCAGCTTGCATGAATCAGAAACATCTCTTAAGGTTTATAAAATCGAAGTTGCGGAAGGAACCGGACGAGGTAATGcttttcatttgtttgatCTTTCCATTTGCCTTTTATGTTTCACTCATATTTTCCTGTGAACTAGTTCGCTTAACTTGAGTTTATAAGGAGGGTGAGGGGGTGGGAAGACGCAGGTCCGATATCTTGAAAACGACTGATGGAATACTTGTAGATTATATGCCGAATTCTGATGTAATTAACAAGGATTCCTTTGCTCCTTTTCAGGTTGTTATATTCAGAGATGGGACATATCTGACCTTGAAGGAAGTGTTTGAGAGCTTGGATTTAACTGGGTAAAATTACAGCCTTTAACGATAGTGCTTAGGGGAAAAggatcacaaaaaattgattttttttccctctggCTTAGTTGATCCCCTTGGCcattatagtaattattttccaCCATTCTCCCCATAATTGTATTGCTATATATTTTGTACTGAACTGATGTATTTGGAAATCATTCACAGGTATGATCTGAATGTCGACCTATTAGATGTTCATGCTGATAAAAGCACCTTTCATCgctttgacaaatttaatttgaagtaTAATCCCTGTGGCCAGAGTAGATTGAGAGAGATCTTCCTGAAGCAGGATAATCTCATACAGGGTACATTATGTTCTTTTCATCTTTCAGGCAGAACACCCAGAGTTATACCTAAAGATGTTTTGATTTGCAAGTTGATCTATAGTGAATTACACCTCAGCAATTATTGAGACACAATCAGTTATATCTGTTTTCTAAAGTTTTCATTAGATCACTTCATGGTGCTTCCTATTCTGGTTTATACTTACAGCAGGTTTGGTTAATCTGCTAACATATTTTCTGCTCCTAGTTTAACTTTTCATGCTTCCACAGGTCGTTTCCTTGCCGAATTGACTAAGCAAGTGTTTTCAGATCTGGCTGCAAGTAAATATCAAGTTAGTGTCCAATAACCTGTtgctgaatttatttattgtacaCTAAATCTGTAAGACAGAATGCATCATATTCGTGTACTGGATTTGTGATTGGGAGGAGATCAGATTAAGACATTAAGTTGATGTGCCTTTTATGTGGTGACATGGAGGTAGTAGCTCTATTTACAGTTACTTCTGGCCACGAGTTCTTCATTTGCCATTGACATGTTATTACTAATATTACATGTGAcaatgctttatttttaaatgattgaAGTACAAGCTTTCTGcatctgtttttttcttttcgtgATGATGATTCTATTTATACTCCAACACTGTTAATGAGACACTGGTGATGAAGAAGTAATTTCTAGAATATTTCTTGAGCTTGTGTTCTCCTCTTATCATGATACTGTTGTAGGTATATTCAGGTGAAACCTATAGTGTCTGTATTACAATTGCATTGTGATATATGCTGCCCAGAACATGCTTGTTAAACTTTGCTATGTATGTTCTTCTGCTTGAATCTTCTATATTTCTGAGACTGTTTCTCTTGTACAGATGGCTGAATATCGAATATCGATATATGGTAGAAAGATGAGTGAGTGGGACCAACTGGCGAGTTGGATAGTAAATAATGACTTGTACAGTGAGAATGTCGTATGGCTGATTCAGGTAAAAAACTACCAAATTTCTCATACATTTAGTGTAGCAGAAATTCTCATTTAGTAACCACTGATGAATATTGCgttcttttaaataacaagTAGTTGTTCAATTTTATCCTGTTGGACATCAAGGCACCAAGAAATTGCATGAAAATTGCTGTATGCATCTTggaagaattataaattttgagtgAAGGTCTCACCATACAAGCGTCAAAGAACCAAACTTACAGCACTTTTGGGAGTATCCCAGTCAACTGAAAATAAATCTGCCCTAAGTTTACCATCTTTTCCTACATTTTGATATCGGGACtcgatttaattaatcatcaGACAGTCTATTCTTGCTGTTATACTTTATGAGGAGATGCAAGTACTGAAGATATCAGAAAAGGTGGTGTCCGCTGCCATGTTCCATATGATTTGAAGATTGTATCTTCAATGATATGTGATGAATTTCTTGTGCCTAAGGCGATCTATGTAAGAATAGTACTTAATTTTGTCCATCCTTGGTGTTAATAGCTTGCGTGATCAAGTTATTTCTACATTTGGACATCTTAGATTACGTGGTCGGGAGCCTGAGAAATTAATACAGTTACACTAGGTATTTAGTATCTTAAGAAGCTAGACACAAGAATCTTAGTCCTCAAATGAATGAAGTGCAATAGGTCGAATTTGGCATGATAGTAGTACTCATGTTCTAAAACTTTATCGTCAAGGGTTCATCCAGTATTGGAAATAGCATAATTGCAAAGGGATCATACTTGTTacattttgttttgtatttctaCGGCAACAGtttgatttctttaatttctcaGAAATGTGGATGATCTTATTCTCGTTTTGAAATTCTATCATCTAGCTTCCAAGACTCTACAATGTGTACAAGGAGATGGGAATTGTGACCTCATTTCAGAACATCCTTGATAACATCTTTCTGCCTTTATTTGAGGTTACTGTCGATCCTGATTCACATCCACAGTTGCATGTTTTCTTAAAGCAGGTTCGTCAACCCCCCTCTTAAAAAACATTTGATGCAATCCATAAAGGCTATCTATGAGGGTCTGAAGCAACATTTTGATGATTAacaattattatgattattcaaCTAATCTGGATGACTTAGAGTAGTCTAAAAATGGAATTTCTTTTGATCTGATGATTATTGAGTTTTTCTCTATATGAGGAAGAAGAGTCATTTGCTCAGTTTGTTCTTAAGTGACTTGTTTTAATGctcttttaattattgttggGCCATTTCTAGATGGCTGTATTGTAATCATGTAAATTAAATGGCTGAGAACGATGTTAAACTTTTTTCTTAGTTTCATGACACTGTTAAAATTGAACCTTTGATTGTAAATGCAGTGTCATTTTCGTAGGCTGTCTCAACTTGGACTTGTTTTAACTACTATTATGTTTGGTCTTAATAGGTTGTTGGACTGGATCTTGTGGATGACGAAAGCAAGCCTGAACGACGGCCAACAAAACACATGCCTACACCGGCTCAATGGaccaatatatttaatcctgCATTTTCCTACTATGCATACTATTGCTATGCTAACCTTTATACATTAAACAAGGTGTGCACCTCATAATTCTATCACTTATGGGTGCTTAAAAGTCTTTCTGGAACAAAATGGTTGGGCCAGACCTCTTTAGACAGTTTGTTATCTGCCTGTTGTGatagtttcatttttgtccttctgaagagagagagagcaaaaCCATTTGGGATAGTCAATTTTTTGCGGAAATTTTTTTACTCAATCCCGAGTCTTTATTCATGATGTGGGCATAATGCCATGGTCGCAGTAATCTGGGAAGTGATGTACTTGTGGCATGGGCTTGCATTTTGGTATTCTCTTGAGGTGGAGTTTCCTGTATTTTGTTGTCAACCAAAACTGCAAAATAGGGTTGCCAAATCTTAATGAATCCTTGTTTTTATATGGCATGGTACCATCAACTTGACATGTCCTGAACAGGACATGATTATACCAAAATGAGAGCTTCTTATAATAA
This Sesamum indicum cultivar Zhongzhi No. 13 linkage group LG5, S_indicum_v1.0, whole genome shotgun sequence DNA region includes the following protein-coding sequences:
- the LOC105161528 gene encoding AMP deaminase-like, whose protein sequence is MDAYSLHLAMAALFGASFVAVSAYYMHRKTLNQLLEFAKAVERDRHDVAAAEDGADAVDHLRHYNSRRRRKSNGGYYRRGSASLPDVTTFSGGGEAEEKRNGPLHVDTIPPGLPRLHTLPQGKSGNVNAATRAGNLRPTSPKSPVASASAFESLEGSDDEDNMTDSSKLDATYLQTNGNADVPDHINATGETIPMAASSMIRSHSASGDLHGVQPDPVAADILRKEPEQETFVRLRISPTEIPSPDEVEVYLALQDCLEMRKSYIFREAVAPWEKEIISDPSTPKPIQNPFDHFPEGKSDHYFQMEDGVVHVYANKDSKEKLFPVADATTFFTDLHHILKVIAAGNIRTLCHHRLVLLEQKFNLHLMLNADREFLAQKSAPHRDFYNVRKVDTHVHHSACMNQKHLLRFIKSKLRKEPDEVVIFRDGTYLTLKEVFESLDLTGYDLNVDLLDVHADKSTFHRFDKFNLKYNPCGQSRLREIFLKQDNLIQGRFLAELTKQVFSDLAASKYQMAEYRISIYGRKMSEWDQLASWIVNNDLYSENVVWLIQLPRLYNVYKEMGIVTSFQNILDNIFLPLFEVTVDPDSHPQLHVFLKQVVGLDLVDDESKPERRPTKHMPTPAQWTNIFNPAFSYYAYYCYANLYTLNKLRESKGMTTIKFRPHSGEAGDIDHLAATFLTAHNIAHGINLRKSPVLQYLYYLAQIGLAMSPLSNNSLFLDYHRNPFPMFFLRGLNVSLSTDDPLQIHLTKEPLVEEYSIAASVWKLSSCDLCEIARNSVYQSGFSHALKSHWIGKGYYKRGPDGNDIHKTNVPHIRLEFRDMIWREELQQVYLGKANFPKFIDP